The following proteins come from a genomic window of Brevibacillus antibioticus:
- the acnA gene encoding aconitate hydratase AcnA — translation MANKDAYKVKSSLQVGDKSFAYYRLQGLEEQGLGDVSKLPFSIKVLLEAAVRQFDGRAITKEHVQQLATWTKGRDENQEVPLMPARIVLQDFTGVPAVVDLAAMRIAMKRAGGDPKRINPLVPVDLVIDHSVMVDDFGNASALDNNMKLEFERNQERYRFLRWAQTAFDNFRAVPPATGIVHQVNLEYLATVIATREVDGELVAFPDSLVGTDSHTTMINGLGVLGWGVGGIEAEAGMLGQPLYFVTPEVVGFKLTGTLNAGATATDLALTVTQMLRKKGVVGKFVEFYGPGLSNISLADRATVANMAPEYGATMGFFPVDAETLNYMRQTGREEDLISLVETYTKAQGLFRTDETVDPVFSETLELDLSTVVPSLAGPKRPQDRVELTSMKESFNNSLRTPIEKGGFGLSEEKIAASAPVAYPNGEKATLKTGAVVIAAITSCTNTSNPSVMLGAGILAKKAVEKGLKKPAFVKSSLAPGSRVVTQYLTDAGLIDSLDAIGFNVVGYGCTTCIGNSGPLPEETSKAIADEDLTVAAVLSGNRNFEGRIHAQVKANYLASPPLVIAYALAGTVDIDLTTEPIGTGKDGQPVFLKDIWPSPQEIAAAMDKAMNPALFRAEYGQVFTQNEAWNKIDVPTGDLYEWDEKSTYIQEPPFFQNLAGEIAKIADIKAANTIALFGDSVTTDHISPAGNISPTSPAGLYLQANGVERKDFNSYGARRGSHDVMMRGTFANIRIRNQVAPGTEGGVTKYLPTDEVMSIYDASMKYQADGTPLVVLAGKEYGTGSSRDWAAKGTFLLGIKAVIAESFERIHRANLVGMGVLPLQFAGDQGWKSLGIDGTESFNIVGLSDDVQPGQRVKVEATKKDGSTFEFEAIVRLDSMVDVDYYRNGGILQTVLRQLLDEGKPVNA, via the coding sequence TTGGCTAACAAAGATGCTTACAAAGTAAAGTCATCCCTGCAAGTAGGCGACAAGTCTTTTGCTTACTATCGCCTGCAAGGGTTGGAAGAACAAGGATTGGGCGATGTTTCCAAACTGCCGTTCTCCATTAAAGTTCTGCTCGAGGCTGCTGTACGTCAGTTCGACGGCCGTGCGATCACCAAAGAACACGTACAACAATTGGCGACCTGGACAAAAGGCCGCGACGAAAACCAAGAAGTACCTCTCATGCCAGCTCGTATCGTTCTGCAAGACTTCACCGGTGTACCGGCTGTAGTTGACTTGGCAGCGATGCGCATCGCGATGAAGCGCGCTGGTGGAGATCCAAAACGAATCAACCCATTGGTTCCAGTTGACCTCGTTATCGACCACTCCGTCATGGTTGACGATTTCGGTAACGCGTCCGCTCTGGACAACAACATGAAATTGGAATTCGAACGCAACCAAGAGCGCTACCGCTTCCTGCGTTGGGCACAAACTGCGTTTGACAACTTCCGTGCGGTTCCTCCAGCTACTGGTATCGTTCACCAAGTAAACTTGGAGTACCTCGCAACTGTAATCGCTACTCGTGAAGTAGATGGCGAATTGGTTGCTTTCCCTGACTCTCTCGTAGGTACTGACTCCCACACCACTATGATCAACGGTCTTGGTGTTCTTGGATGGGGTGTTGGTGGTATCGAGGCAGAAGCAGGAATGCTCGGCCAACCTCTGTATTTCGTAACGCCAGAAGTAGTTGGTTTCAAACTGACTGGCACACTGAATGCTGGTGCAACTGCAACTGACCTCGCTCTGACTGTTACGCAAATGCTGCGTAAAAAAGGCGTTGTAGGTAAATTCGTGGAGTTCTACGGACCAGGCCTGTCCAACATCTCGCTGGCTGACCGCGCTACCGTAGCTAACATGGCACCTGAGTACGGCGCTACAATGGGCTTCTTCCCAGTAGATGCTGAAACACTCAACTACATGCGTCAAACCGGTCGTGAAGAAGACCTCATCTCCTTGGTTGAAACTTACACCAAAGCACAAGGCCTCTTCCGTACTGACGAGACTGTTGACCCAGTATTCTCCGAAACATTGGAACTGGATCTGTCCACTGTCGTACCTAGCTTGGCTGGTCCAAAACGTCCTCAAGACCGCGTAGAGCTGACATCTATGAAGGAATCCTTCAATAACAGCCTTCGTACGCCGATCGAAAAAGGCGGATTTGGTCTCTCTGAAGAGAAAATCGCAGCTAGCGCACCAGTTGCTTATCCAAATGGTGAAAAAGCTACGCTGAAAACAGGTGCGGTTGTAATCGCAGCGATCACTTCCTGTACCAATACATCAAATCCTAGCGTAATGCTGGGTGCTGGTATCCTGGCGAAAAAAGCTGTGGAAAAAGGCCTGAAAAAGCCTGCTTTCGTAAAAAGCTCCCTGGCTCCAGGTTCCCGCGTAGTTACGCAATACCTGACTGACGCTGGTCTGATCGACTCCTTGGATGCTATCGGATTCAACGTAGTAGGTTATGGTTGCACCACTTGCATCGGTAACTCCGGTCCATTGCCAGAGGAAACCAGCAAAGCTATCGCAGACGAAGATCTGACAGTTGCAGCGGTACTCTCCGGTAACCGTAACTTCGAAGGTCGTATCCATGCACAGGTAAAAGCGAACTACCTCGCTTCTCCTCCATTGGTTATCGCCTACGCACTGGCAGGTACTGTAGATATCGACCTGACAACAGAGCCTATCGGTACTGGCAAAGACGGTCAACCTGTATTCTTGAAAGACATCTGGCCTTCTCCACAAGAGATCGCAGCTGCAATGGACAAAGCGATGAATCCTGCTCTGTTCCGCGCTGAGTACGGCCAAGTGTTCACGCAAAACGAAGCTTGGAACAAAATCGACGTTCCAACTGGCGACCTGTACGAGTGGGATGAAAAATCCACGTACATCCAAGAACCGCCATTCTTCCAAAACCTGGCTGGAGAAATCGCGAAAATCGCAGACATCAAAGCAGCGAACACGATCGCACTGTTCGGTGATTCTGTGACTACTGACCATATCTCCCCAGCGGGTAACATCTCGCCAACTAGCCCAGCAGGTCTGTATCTGCAAGCAAACGGCGTAGAACGCAAAGACTTCAACTCCTACGGTGCTCGTCGTGGTAGCCACGATGTAATGATGCGCGGTACATTTGCCAACATCCGTATCCGCAACCAAGTAGCTCCTGGAACTGAAGGCGGCGTAACCAAATACTTGCCAACTGACGAAGTAATGTCCATCTACGATGCTTCCATGAAGTATCAAGCAGACGGTACTCCACTCGTTGTACTAGCTGGTAAAGAGTACGGTACTGGTTCTTCCCGTGACTGGGCAGCAAAAGGTACATTCCTCTTGGGTATCAAAGCGGTTATCGCTGAGAGCTTTGAGCGTATCCACCGTGCTAACCTGGTTGGTATGGGCGTTCTGCCTCTGCAATTCGCTGGTGACCAAGGCTGGAAGTCCCTGGGCATCGACGGTACTGAGTCCTTCAACATTGTGGGTCTCTCCGATGATGTTCAACCTGGCCAACGCGTAAAAGTAGAAGCTACTAAGAAAGACGGCAGCACCTTCGAATTCGAAGCAATCGTGCGCCTCGATTCCATGGTAGACGTAGACTACTACCGCAATGGTGGTATTCTGCAAACGGTTCTGCGTCAATTGCTGGATGAAGGCAAACCAGTAAACGCGTAA
- a CDS encoding ABC transporter ATP-binding protein gives MEQTNRVAKWGNWRPFFRLIRGTKPSKLKIGVALFMSIATTLVSLVIPLFTKDLVDGFSLSTITTPQIILLIVAFVAQAIAGGLSIYLLNHVGESVVASLRERLWKKLLVLPISYYDNNRTGDTISRMTNDTGVVKSLITEHLSSFFTGLITIVGSVVTLLYLDWQMTLTMLVAVPLCIGILIPLGSQMYKISKGLQNETASFTTIMNQVLQEMRLVKSSNAETHELGMGTKAIGNLFRFGLREGRVQAVIGPLMSFILMVLLVVVIGYGGMRVSMGALTAGELVAFILYLVQIVIPLGQFTQFFTSLQKAMGATERIISTLDAEEEDLLTGRTLENAGLPIHLSHVSFAYENGEKILDDVSFTIGAGKVNAIVGPSGSGKTTLFSLIERYYQPISGEIRLGNDPITDFSLKSWRSQIGYVSQESPLIAGTIRENICYGISRTISDEELKEAAKMAYADQFIEELPNGCETEVGERGMKLSGGQRQRIGIARALLRDPQILMLDEATSSLDSNSEMIVQKALQNLMKGRTTLVIAHRLSTVVEADQIIFLEKGKITGMGTHEELFQTHEMYRELASQQLLVKERV, from the coding sequence ATGGAACAAACCAATCGCGTAGCGAAATGGGGAAACTGGCGGCCTTTTTTTCGATTAATAAGGGGAACAAAGCCATCCAAGCTAAAAATCGGTGTCGCATTGTTCATGAGCATCGCCACCACACTGGTGAGCTTAGTGATTCCACTGTTTACGAAGGATTTGGTGGACGGTTTTTCCCTGTCTACGATCACCACACCACAAATCATTCTATTGATCGTTGCCTTTGTCGCACAAGCCATTGCAGGCGGGTTATCCATCTACTTATTAAATCATGTCGGCGAGAGTGTGGTGGCCTCACTCCGTGAACGACTATGGAAAAAACTGCTCGTCCTGCCGATCTCTTATTATGATAACAACCGGACAGGTGATACGATCAGTCGAATGACCAACGATACTGGCGTTGTGAAAAGCCTGATTACGGAGCACCTGTCGAGCTTTTTCACAGGATTGATCACGATTGTTGGTTCTGTGGTGACCTTGCTCTACCTCGATTGGCAAATGACATTAACCATGCTCGTTGCTGTGCCGCTGTGCATTGGGATTCTCATACCGCTCGGCAGTCAGATGTACAAAATTTCGAAAGGTCTGCAAAATGAGACTGCCAGCTTTACAACCATTATGAATCAAGTGCTCCAAGAGATGCGGCTCGTCAAATCTTCTAATGCCGAAACCCACGAACTGGGAATGGGAACAAAGGCAATCGGAAATTTGTTCCGATTCGGACTGAGAGAAGGAAGAGTCCAAGCCGTCATTGGACCGTTAATGTCCTTTATCCTGATGGTCCTGCTCGTGGTTGTGATCGGCTATGGTGGCATGCGGGTGTCCATGGGAGCATTGACAGCTGGTGAGCTGGTCGCGTTTATTTTGTATCTGGTGCAAATTGTCATACCACTGGGGCAATTCACACAGTTTTTCACCTCCTTGCAAAAAGCCATGGGGGCAACCGAAAGAATCATATCGACTCTGGACGCTGAAGAGGAAGATCTTCTCACAGGACGGACGCTTGAAAACGCAGGACTGCCCATCCATTTGAGCCATGTGAGCTTCGCTTATGAGAACGGGGAAAAGATTCTCGATGATGTCAGCTTTACGATTGGCGCCGGAAAAGTAAATGCGATTGTCGGACCGAGCGGCAGCGGCAAGACGACGTTGTTTTCCTTGATTGAAAGGTACTACCAGCCAATCAGTGGAGAAATCAGGCTGGGCAATGATCCTATCACGGATTTTTCCTTGAAGTCATGGAGAAGTCAAATCGGCTACGTGTCCCAGGAAAGTCCATTGATCGCCGGAACCATCCGAGAAAATATTTGCTACGGGATTTCACGGACGATTAGCGACGAGGAGCTGAAGGAAGCGGCAAAAATGGCCTATGCGGATCAATTTATTGAGGAATTGCCGAATGGCTGTGAGACAGAAGTAGGGGAGCGAGGCATGAAGCTATCGGGCGGACAGCGCCAACGAATCGGCATTGCCCGTGCACTGCTTCGCGATCCGCAAATCTTGATGCTGGATGAAGCGACCTCTAGTTTGGACAGCAATTCCGAGATGATCGTCCAGAAGGCGTTGCAAAATTTGATGAAGGGACGTACCACCCTTGTGATTGCCCATCGCTTGTCGACTGTGGTGGAAGCAGATCAAATCATCTTTTTGGAAAAGGGAAAAATCACAGGCATGGGTACGCATGAAGAGCTTTTTCAAACCCATGAGATGTACCGGGAATTGGCTAGTCAGCAATTGCTCGTAAAAGAGAGGGTGTAG
- a CDS encoding response regulator transcription factor, translated as MVVDDDPHIRELVSVFLRNEGFTIVEAVDGQEALDKLESVAAQLVILDIMMPNMDGWELCRKLREHYDFPLLMLTAKGETSQKIKGFELGTDDYLVKPFDPQELVVRVKALLKRYRIAASHQVQAGNLLLDRKTFAVASGTKTWTIPLKEFELLFKLASYPGQTISREQLIEQIWGYDFEGNERTVDVHINRLRERFPEAMYGFLIRTVRGLGYRLEIVV; from the coding sequence ATGGTAGTCGACGACGATCCGCATATTCGCGAGCTCGTCAGCGTCTTCTTGCGCAATGAAGGCTTTACGATAGTGGAAGCCGTTGACGGACAGGAGGCACTAGACAAACTGGAATCGGTTGCCGCACAACTGGTAATTCTAGACATCATGATGCCGAATATGGACGGATGGGAGCTTTGTCGAAAGCTTCGCGAGCATTATGATTTTCCCTTGCTCATGCTGACTGCCAAGGGAGAGACCTCGCAAAAAATCAAAGGCTTTGAGCTAGGGACAGACGATTATTTGGTGAAGCCGTTTGATCCGCAGGAGCTGGTCGTCCGGGTAAAAGCGCTACTTAAGCGTTACCGGATTGCCGCTTCGCATCAGGTTCAAGCAGGAAATCTCCTACTAGATCGTAAAACGTTTGCAGTCGCCAGTGGCACGAAAACATGGACCATTCCACTAAAGGAGTTCGAGCTGTTGTTCAAACTGGCCAGCTATCCCGGGCAGACCATTTCCCGCGAGCAGCTGATCGAACAAATATGGGGCTATGATTTTGAAGGAAATGAGCGGACGGTAGACGTGCATATCAACCGATTGCGGGAGCGTTTTCCGGAAGCGATGTACGGCTTTTTGATCCGGACGGTTCGGGGACTTGGTTATCGTTTGGAGATTGTCGTATGA
- a CDS encoding sensor histidine kinase, with product MKKRRQDEHSYILLKKIVGVVGLCAVFALCGLGAYGITTFFYGYMGYHPNDLVKALIHSVLNCLLFIGVGIIISFFTMSRHRGRFQPLIDALRRIAMGDFRVNLDIKLAHEWGELVDGINHVAEQLNEMEKLRQEFISNVSHEIQSPLTSISGFARALHNERLRPEERIRYLEIIESESKRLSKISDNLLKLTALEGIQHDLERKRYRLDAQLRALILTCEPQWMAKEIEMDIDLEKVEIVADEDMLSQVWTNLFGNSIKFTETGGKISVKLETVNGEVIVKITDTGIGISKENQERIFERFFKADLSRNRANSGSGLGLAIVKKIIDLHHATIVVESEEGKGTTFTITFIQTA from the coding sequence ATGAAAAAGAGGCGACAAGACGAGCATTCCTATATTTTGCTGAAAAAAATCGTAGGAGTTGTGGGCTTATGTGCTGTTTTTGCCTTGTGCGGGCTAGGTGCATACGGGATTACCACGTTCTTTTATGGCTATATGGGCTATCATCCCAATGATCTGGTAAAAGCGTTGATCCATTCCGTTTTGAACTGCCTATTGTTTATTGGGGTTGGGATAATTATTTCTTTCTTCACCATGTCAAGGCATCGAGGCAGGTTTCAACCATTGATTGATGCGCTCAGACGAATTGCCATGGGGGATTTTCGAGTCAATCTCGACATCAAGCTGGCGCATGAATGGGGGGAGCTGGTGGACGGCATTAACCATGTGGCGGAACAATTAAATGAAATGGAGAAGCTGCGTCAGGAGTTTATCTCCAATGTTTCCCACGAAATTCAATCACCGTTGACGTCCATCAGCGGGTTTGCTCGCGCCCTGCATAATGAAAGACTTCGCCCAGAAGAGCGCATTCGTTACCTGGAGATTATCGAGTCGGAAAGCAAGCGGCTGTCCAAGATCAGTGACAACCTGCTGAAGCTCACTGCGCTAGAGGGCATCCAGCATGATTTGGAGCGGAAGAGGTATCGGTTGGACGCGCAACTACGCGCACTCATCCTCACATGCGAGCCGCAATGGATGGCGAAAGAGATTGAGATGGACATCGACTTGGAAAAAGTCGAAATCGTCGCCGACGAAGATATGCTGAGTCAAGTCTGGACCAACTTATTTGGAAACAGCATCAAATTCACGGAGACAGGCGGGAAAATCAGCGTAAAGCTGGAGACGGTAAACGGAGAAGTGATCGTGAAAATAACCGATACGGGAATCGGGATATCCAAGGAAAATCAGGAGCGCATTTTCGAAAGATTTTTCAAGGCGGACTTATCGCGAAACAGAGCCAATTCGGGCAGCGGCCTGGGGCTGGCGATCGTGAAAAAAATAATCGATTTGCATCATGCTACGATTGTCGTTGAGAGTGAAGAAGGGAAAGGTACCACGTTTACGATTACTTTTATTCAAACGGCATAA
- a CDS encoding ThiF family adenylyltransferase: protein MDTRYSRQILFHPIGRSGQEKLGQSRVAIVGMGALGTVLSNHMVRAGVGFVRIIDRDFVEPSNLQRQMLYDESDAAEHLPKAIAAHAKLTKINSAVTIEPIVADLTAYNAEELLADVDLVLDATDNFQVRYLVNDVCVKHGIPWVYGGAVSATGTFTAIRPGITPCLRCLFPEAPNPGEMPTCDTAGVIGPIIHIVASYQATEAFKLLVGATNELNLNLEHFEIWHNRHQQIKVVNARRDDCPTCGQKQFSFLQPDTQDGQAVSLCGRDTVQISPAAAMTLDLNALADRLSPLGQIEQNKFLLRFRVDTYTLVIFPDGRVLVQGTDDVSLARSLHAKYIGA, encoded by the coding sequence TTGGATACTCGCTATTCCCGTCAAATATTGTTTCATCCGATCGGGCGCAGTGGACAGGAAAAGCTCGGTCAAAGCCGTGTAGCCATTGTCGGCATGGGAGCCCTCGGAACGGTTCTCTCCAATCATATGGTCCGTGCTGGAGTAGGTTTTGTCCGCATCATTGACCGCGACTTCGTCGAGCCGAGCAACCTGCAGCGCCAAATGCTCTACGATGAATCCGATGCAGCCGAGCATTTACCAAAGGCAATCGCCGCTCACGCCAAGCTGACGAAGATCAACTCAGCCGTTACCATTGAACCGATCGTCGCAGACCTCACCGCTTACAATGCGGAGGAATTGCTGGCAGATGTCGATCTCGTTTTGGATGCGACAGATAATTTTCAGGTGAGATACCTCGTGAACGATGTTTGCGTCAAACATGGCATTCCGTGGGTGTACGGTGGCGCCGTGAGTGCGACCGGAACCTTTACCGCCATTCGTCCGGGAATCACGCCTTGCTTGCGCTGTCTTTTCCCTGAAGCGCCAAATCCAGGCGAGATGCCTACCTGTGACACGGCTGGCGTCATCGGACCGATCATTCACATCGTCGCCTCCTATCAGGCAACAGAAGCATTCAAGCTGTTAGTCGGCGCAACAAATGAGCTTAATCTGAATTTGGAGCACTTTGAGATTTGGCATAACCGCCATCAGCAAATCAAGGTGGTCAATGCCCGCCGAGACGACTGTCCGACATGTGGGCAGAAGCAATTTTCGTTTTTGCAGCCGGATACCCAAGATGGACAAGCCGTTTCGCTTTGCGGTCGAGACACGGTACAAATCTCGCCCGCAGCTGCCATGACACTTGATCTGAACGCATTGGCTGATAGACTTTCCCCTTTGGGACAAATCGAGCAAAACAAGTTTTTGCTGCGTTTCCGTGTCGATACGTACACGCTCGTCATTTTCCCGGATGGTCGCGTCCTCGTGCAAGGCACAGATGACGTCAGCCTGGCACGTTCGCTTCATGCCAAGTATATCGGCGCGTAA
- a CDS encoding molybdenum cofactor biosynthesis protein has translation MTITILLFAGLAERANAREVQLTLSEGATVSDLLQAVEKEYPALSALLGSCFVSINHEYAAKNQVISADDEIALLPPVSGGEEDPRFAITEEPISADKLVRLVSNPHAGAILTFVGTVREFTHGQRTVYLSYEAYAPMAVEKMKQVAAEIEERWPGAQVAMHHRIGHLTVEEIAVVCAVATAHRNESFEAGRYAIERLKQIVPIWKKEMWEDGSEWKGHQQGPWNPLAMPEGKVE, from the coding sequence TTGACCATTACGATCTTGTTATTTGCCGGACTCGCTGAACGTGCGAATGCCCGGGAAGTACAGTTGACCCTATCTGAAGGCGCGACCGTTAGCGATCTTCTGCAAGCAGTGGAAAAAGAATATCCAGCGCTCTCTGCGCTTTTGGGCAGTTGCTTTGTCTCCATTAACCATGAATATGCAGCGAAAAATCAGGTCATTTCAGCCGACGACGAGATTGCCCTCTTACCTCCAGTAAGCGGCGGAGAAGAAGACCCGCGCTTCGCTATTACCGAGGAGCCTATTTCTGCGGACAAGCTCGTTCGTCTGGTGAGCAACCCGCATGCGGGTGCGATCCTTACTTTTGTCGGAACTGTTCGGGAATTTACCCATGGTCAGCGCACCGTGTATTTGTCCTATGAAGCATATGCGCCTATGGCGGTTGAAAAAATGAAGCAGGTCGCAGCTGAGATCGAGGAACGCTGGCCAGGAGCGCAAGTCGCGATGCACCATCGTATCGGTCATTTGACTGTGGAAGAGATTGCGGTTGTTTGTGCCGTTGCAACAGCGCATCGCAACGAATCGTTTGAAGCAGGCCGTTATGCCATCGAACGACTCAAGCAGATCGTTCCGATTTGGAAAAAAGAAATGTGGGAAGATGGAAGCGAATGGAAGGGACATCAGCAAGGACCGTGGAATCCGCTCGCGATGCCAGAAGGAAAGGTGGAGTAA
- a CDS encoding SPL family radical SAM protein, whose protein sequence is MKSILSYKMPKTLLNKGSGFLADYTHSLNPYTGCSFACSYCYVRQMPVSLFRNEQWGTWVDIKQQAADLLRKELMRAKKKGKVTIFMSSSTDPYQPIEQTEKVTRSLLEVMVENPPDFLLVQTRSPLVWRDADLLLLLGDRVRVSMTVETDLEEIRRYFSPQAPPIQARLKTLQRLAEAGIPTQATLAPVLPSSESFPEILRPLVRRVCVDDFYMGDGSGGKRTKRNGIPALYEQLGLEQWYDSSAYRIVYDRLLRVFPPDQIYLSQAGFAP, encoded by the coding sequence ATGAAAAGCATCCTTTCCTATAAAATGCCGAAAACTCTCCTTAATAAAGGAAGCGGATTTCTTGCGGATTACACCCATTCGCTCAATCCGTATACAGGCTGTTCTTTCGCCTGCTCCTATTGCTATGTTCGGCAAATGCCTGTCTCTTTGTTTCGCAACGAACAATGGGGCACGTGGGTAGATATCAAGCAGCAAGCTGCCGATTTATTGCGCAAGGAGCTTATGCGGGCTAAGAAAAAAGGAAAGGTGACCATCTTCATGTCTTCGAGTACAGACCCATACCAACCCATCGAACAAACAGAAAAGGTAACGAGGTCTTTACTCGAAGTCATGGTAGAGAATCCACCTGATTTTTTGCTGGTGCAGACGAGAAGTCCCTTGGTTTGGCGGGATGCCGATTTGTTGCTACTGCTGGGTGATCGCGTCCGCGTCAGCATGACCGTCGAGACCGATTTGGAGGAGATTCGCAGGTACTTTAGCCCACAAGCTCCCCCTATTCAAGCGCGGCTCAAAACACTCCAGCGCTTGGCGGAAGCAGGCATCCCTACACAAGCAACGCTTGCCCCTGTTTTACCGAGCAGTGAGTCATTCCCAGAGATTTTGCGCCCCTTAGTCAGACGCGTCTGTGTCGACGACTTTTATATGGGAGATGGCAGCGGCGGTAAACGAACGAAAAGAAACGGCATTCCCGCTCTCTATGAACAGCTGGGACTGGAACAATGGTATGATTCTTCCGCCTATCGGATCGTCTACGATCGGCTATTACGTGTTTTTCCCCCGGATCAGATTTATTTGAGTCAGGCAGGCTTCGCCCCTTAG
- a CDS encoding 2OG-Fe(II) oxygenase codes for MASSLTEGIAALDWHSLQQELNEQGYAAFPSLISADACEELIATYGQDELFRNTIQMARYRFGEGEYRYYQAPLPSLLQELREGFYPMLAKTANQWLEMLGREAIYPATLPEFLAQCHDQGQLRSTPLILKYETGGYNCLHQDMYGEVFFPFQVVFALNQKEKDYNGGEFLLMEQRPRAQSRGHVITLDQGAGLIFPTSYRPVQGTRGYYKNTLRHGVSTITSGTRYSLGIIFHDAK; via the coding sequence ATGGCTAGTTCACTGACAGAAGGGATCGCAGCACTTGACTGGCATTCCCTGCAACAGGAGTTGAACGAACAAGGGTATGCTGCTTTTCCTTCCTTAATAAGCGCGGATGCGTGCGAAGAATTAATCGCTACGTACGGACAGGATGAGCTTTTTCGCAATACGATCCAGATGGCGCGGTACCGTTTCGGTGAAGGAGAGTACCGCTATTATCAGGCTCCCCTTCCCTCGCTTTTGCAGGAGCTTCGCGAAGGCTTTTATCCGATGCTTGCGAAGACTGCGAATCAGTGGCTGGAAATGCTTGGACGCGAAGCTATCTATCCTGCTACCCTCCCTGAATTTTTGGCGCAATGTCACGATCAGGGTCAACTGCGTTCTACTCCATTGATTTTGAAATACGAAACGGGTGGCTACAATTGTTTACATCAGGATATGTACGGCGAGGTGTTCTTCCCGTTTCAAGTCGTGTTTGCCTTGAATCAGAAGGAGAAGGACTACAACGGCGGAGAATTTCTGCTGATGGAGCAACGACCGCGCGCGCAGAGCCGGGGACATGTGATAACCTTGGATCAAGGCGCAGGCCTGATTTTCCCGACATCCTACCGTCCTGTGCAGGGAACGCGAGGCTACTATAAAAACACGTTGCGCCACGGTGTCAGCACGATTACTTCTGGCACCCGCTACAGCCTCGGAATTATTTTTCATGATGCAAAGTGA
- a CDS encoding methylated-DNA--[protein]-cysteine S-methyltransferase — translation METMKDQTVRWSMLVLGDWTIYLAATAAGLCYVGSVNQPFAELEAWVEKHRPQSTLVQDDPWLKPFATELMEYLQGTREHFSTDCDLSGTPFQLAVWEALRQIPYGQTSSYTDIANSIEKPAAVRAVGAAIGANPVLITVPCHRVVGKNGSLTGYRGGLPMKTALLDLEKRTNRGVKHG, via the coding sequence ATGGAAACGATGAAGGATCAGACGGTACGCTGGTCAATGCTTGTGCTTGGTGATTGGACCATTTATTTGGCTGCAACGGCTGCCGGACTTTGTTATGTCGGCTCGGTCAACCAGCCTTTTGCTGAATTGGAAGCGTGGGTTGAAAAGCATCGCCCACAAAGTACGCTGGTGCAAGACGATCCATGGCTAAAGCCTTTTGCAACAGAACTGATGGAGTATTTGCAAGGAACACGCGAGCATTTTTCCACGGATTGCGACTTGTCCGGAACACCTTTTCAGCTCGCTGTCTGGGAGGCACTGCGCCAAATCCCATACGGTCAAACGTCATCGTACACCGACATTGCAAACAGCATTGAAAAGCCTGCTGCTGTTCGTGCTGTCGGTGCCGCAATCGGTGCCAATCCGGTTCTCATTACAGTCCCCTGCCACCGCGTTGTCGGTAAAAACGGTTCACTAACTGGCTATCGGGGAGGACTGCCCATGAAGACAGCTCTGCTTGATCTGGAGAAAAGGACGAATCGGGGTGTGAAGCATGGCTAG
- the moaC gene encoding cyclic pyranopterin monophosphate synthase MoaC, producing MTDQLTHFNEQNRARMVDVSEKDVTKRVAVAESQISMKPETLTRIREGRIEKGDVLAVAQVAGVMAAKKTWEIIPMCHPLPLTGIDIQFAFVDETTLAITGTVKTTGKTGVEMEALTAVSVAALTVYDMCKAMDKEMIIGPTSLQFKTGGKSGDFHRGEK from the coding sequence ATGACTGATCAATTAACACATTTTAATGAACAAAATCGAGCGCGGATGGTGGACGTATCTGAGAAGGACGTCACAAAACGGGTGGCAGTAGCTGAGAGCCAAATTAGCATGAAACCTGAAACCCTCACCCGAATCCGCGAAGGTCGAATCGAAAAGGGCGATGTACTCGCCGTTGCGCAGGTGGCAGGTGTCATGGCTGCCAAAAAGACGTGGGAAATCATTCCGATGTGTCATCCGCTGCCATTGACTGGCATCGACATACAATTTGCTTTTGTAGATGAAACGACGCTTGCGATTACAGGAACCGTGAAGACGACAGGGAAAACAGGCGTCGAGATGGAGGCGTTGACCGCTGTCAGCGTAGCGGCTTTGACGGTGTATGACATGTGCAAAGCGATGGATAAAGAAATGATAATCGGTCCGACCAGTCTGCAATTCAAAACAGGCGGAAAAAGCGGCGATTTCCATCGGGGAGAGAAGTAA